A genomic region of Streptomyces sp. NBC_00247 contains the following coding sequences:
- a CDS encoding response regulator transcription factor, which yields MRPPEPDDRPTILICDDHPVVRCGIRTLLATDRYRIVGEAADLAGTVEQVKLHRPTVLLLDLSFLGTLSLGVLPTLRVVSPATRVLILTMHNDPDSARKSLAAGAHGFLPKDSAAEELVAAVDALAGGGRYLHPALGAALFDERTVPDASLSRREREVLGLIADGLTHQQIANELCLSIRTIEAQRASIKVKLGVNRRSELISHARRLRVTTSGGDR from the coding sequence ATGAGGCCACCAGAACCCGATGACCGACCGACCATCCTGATCTGCGACGACCATCCAGTGGTGCGCTGCGGCATCCGTACGCTGCTCGCCACCGACCGCTACCGGATCGTGGGCGAGGCGGCTGACCTGGCCGGCACTGTCGAACAGGTGAAGCTGCACCGCCCTACCGTGCTGCTGCTCGACCTGAGCTTCCTCGGCACCCTCAGCCTCGGAGTCCTGCCCACCCTGCGAGTGGTGTCGCCGGCCACCCGGGTGCTGATCCTGACCATGCACAACGACCCGGACTCGGCGCGGAAGTCACTAGCCGCCGGGGCGCACGGATTTCTGCCCAAGGACTCCGCCGCGGAGGAGCTCGTCGCGGCGGTCGACGCGCTCGCCGGCGGCGGGCGATATCTCCATCCGGCTCTCGGCGCAGCTCTGTTCGACGAGCGCACCGTTCCCGACGCCTCGTTGAGCAGACGGGAGCGCGAGGTTCTCGGCCTGATCGCCGACGGCTTGACCCACCAGCAGATCGCCAATGAACTCTGCTTGTCCATACGCACCATCGAGGCGCAGAGGGCGTCGATCAAGGTCAAGCTCGGGGTCAACAGACGCTCAGAGCTGATCAGCCACGCCCGCCGGCTACGGGTGACAACGTCAGGAGGCGATCGGTGA
- a CDS encoding FAD-dependent monooxygenase, whose protein sequence is MHALVIGGGVAGPACAVALRSIGVEVTICEARPREDKDLGLWVMVAPNGLAALNTLGLKQIALRESLAGVAGPSGFVPMRRAGLYRLLREAAVARGARIEHDRKLIDASTTADGVMARFTDGSTLSGDLLIGCDGIHSRTRSIIDPAAPTARYVPLLNLGGFASDVDAPGEPAQLRFVRSRKGFFGYTVSGRRDVWWFANLLWGAEPSRAELAAMERDVLTERLLDTFAESPAFVADVIRATYTDLYALPTHDLPTVPTWWQDRMVLLGDAAHATTPTSGQGSSMALEDAVALAKCLRDLSGRQALSRYEQLRRRRVEAVVALGARASAAKIEGSSPSGSLDWVLDYRIDWASPA, encoded by the coding sequence GTGCACGCTTTGGTCATCGGTGGCGGAGTGGCCGGACCGGCCTGCGCCGTCGCGCTGCGCTCGATCGGCGTCGAGGTCACCATCTGCGAAGCCCGGCCAAGAGAGGACAAGGACCTCGGGTTGTGGGTGATGGTCGCGCCGAACGGCCTCGCCGCGCTGAACACGCTGGGTCTCAAGCAGATCGCACTGCGAGAGTCGCTCGCCGGCGTGGCCGGCCCGTCCGGCTTCGTGCCGATGCGGCGTGCCGGACTGTACCGGCTGCTGCGCGAAGCCGCGGTGGCACGGGGGGCACGGATCGAGCACGACCGGAAGCTGATCGACGCCTCGACCACAGCCGACGGGGTGATGGCGCGGTTCACCGACGGATCGACCCTCTCCGGCGACCTGCTCATCGGCTGCGACGGCATCCACTCCCGGACCAGGTCGATCATCGATCCAGCCGCGCCGACCGCACGCTACGTTCCGCTGCTGAACCTCGGCGGCTTCGCATCCGATGTGGACGCTCCCGGTGAACCCGCGCAGCTGCGGTTCGTCCGCAGTCGCAAGGGCTTCTTCGGCTACACCGTCTCAGGCAGGCGCGACGTGTGGTGGTTCGCCAACCTGCTCTGGGGGGCGGAGCCGAGCCGGGCCGAACTCGCGGCTATGGAACGCGACGTGCTCACGGAGAGGTTGCTTGACACATTCGCCGAATCTCCCGCGTTCGTGGCGGACGTGATCCGCGCGACGTACACCGATCTGTATGCGCTGCCCACCCACGACCTGCCCACCGTGCCGACCTGGTGGCAGGACAGGATGGTCCTTCTCGGTGACGCGGCACACGCTACGACACCGACGTCCGGTCAGGGCTCGTCGATGGCGCTCGAGGACGCGGTGGCCCTGGCCAAGTGCCTGCGCGATCTGTCCGGACGACAGGCGTTGTCCCGCTACGAACAGCTGCGCAGACGGCGGGTTGAGGCCGTCGTCGCCCTTGGCGCCCGCGCATCGGCCGCCAAGATCGAGGGTTCATCGCCCAGTGGTTCGCTCGACTGGGTCCTCGACTACCGGATCGACTGGGCGTCCCCCGCCTGA
- a CDS encoding AfsA-related hotdog domain-containing protein: MPPQTVNRKSAREVFVTDHAPAGPDEFVIAVRVAHDHPLWSDQRAQTHDPAVVIEAFRQAFVLVRHEYLGVPRGTPTAVQQLTLAVHEPHAFRADGTTPLQGVIKVGVTRTDDILDIVGDFLIGSVPAMALSFRSVLFPQDSYREIRDYQRSRRAGRTVDMDGPPEARLIGPELVGRRTRSNVVIGPAAQPNRFPLVVDRSHPSFFDRDYDHVPATLLIEAMRQSALLSAAETGLRTGEALLTRAELDFGMYVENDVPASCVVSANGHPGRVIASVGIDQADVRVASGIVELTEINP; this comes from the coding sequence GTGCCGCCCCAGACGGTGAACCGGAAGTCGGCCCGCGAGGTGTTCGTCACCGATCACGCGCCGGCCGGCCCGGACGAATTCGTGATCGCCGTGCGGGTGGCACACGACCATCCCCTGTGGTCCGACCAGCGGGCACAGACGCACGACCCGGCAGTCGTGATCGAGGCGTTTCGGCAGGCGTTCGTTCTGGTGCGGCACGAGTACCTCGGCGTTCCGCGAGGCACACCGACGGCCGTGCAGCAGCTGACGCTGGCCGTGCACGAGCCGCACGCGTTCCGTGCCGACGGCACCACGCCGCTGCAAGGCGTCATCAAGGTGGGCGTCACGCGCACCGACGACATCCTCGACATCGTGGGAGACTTCCTGATCGGCTCAGTGCCGGCCATGGCGCTCTCGTTCAGGAGCGTCCTGTTCCCCCAGGACTCCTACCGTGAGATCCGGGACTACCAGCGGTCGCGGCGAGCCGGGCGAACCGTGGACATGGACGGCCCGCCCGAGGCACGGCTGATCGGGCCCGAGCTGGTCGGGCGGCGCACTCGAAGCAACGTGGTGATCGGGCCCGCGGCACAGCCCAACCGTTTCCCCTTGGTGGTGGACCGGTCCCACCCCTCGTTCTTCGACCGGGACTACGACCACGTTCCCGCGACTCTGCTCATCGAAGCCATGCGTCAGTCCGCACTGCTCAGCGCGGCGGAGACGGGTCTGCGCACGGGCGAGGCCCTGCTGACCCGAGCCGAACTGGACTTTGGTATGTACGTGGAAAACGACGTGCCCGCCAGCTGCGTGGTATCGGCGAACGGGCACCCGGGACGGGTGATCGCGTCGGTCGGCATCGATCAGGCCGACGTCCGCGTCGCAAGCGGCATCGTGGAACTGACCGAGATCAACCCGTGA
- a CDS encoding LLM class flavin-dependent oxidoreductase — protein MNVGIGLPIGAPDTLLTWARRADAGPFSTMGLLDRLVYDNPEPLVALAFLAGATSRIRIQTEVLLAPLRDTALMAKQAATLDRMTGGRLVLGLGIGGREDDHQVTGIDKRTRGLRLDEQMAVMRRLWSGEPYGEGVGPIGPAPARSGGPEVLFGGYRPAALERVARWGDGFLSAAAPSKAGGLFDTVRMFWKQHGRGGEPRLVAQVNVALGPQDVIDDARASAHAYYTFTGMADRMVAGMLTTPHEIRDAIVGFTDLGADEVMLYCHGLDPDQVDRLADISA, from the coding sequence ATGAACGTCGGTATCGGCCTGCCCATCGGCGCCCCGGACACCCTGCTCACCTGGGCCCGGCGCGCCGACGCGGGCCCCTTCAGCACCATGGGCCTGCTCGACCGGCTCGTCTACGACAACCCCGAGCCCCTGGTCGCCCTCGCCTTTCTCGCGGGCGCGACTTCCCGCATCCGTATTCAGACCGAGGTGCTGCTCGCCCCGCTACGCGACACCGCTCTCATGGCCAAGCAGGCCGCCACCTTGGACCGGATGACCGGTGGCCGCCTGGTGCTCGGCCTGGGCATCGGCGGCAGAGAGGACGACCACCAGGTCACGGGTATCGACAAACGCACCCGAGGGCTACGCCTGGATGAGCAGATGGCAGTGATGCGCCGCCTGTGGTCCGGTGAGCCGTACGGTGAGGGCGTCGGCCCGATCGGTCCGGCGCCCGCGCGATCCGGCGGCCCTGAGGTGCTCTTCGGCGGCTACCGGCCCGCCGCGCTGGAACGGGTCGCGCGCTGGGGCGACGGTTTTCTGTCCGCAGCGGCGCCGTCGAAGGCCGGCGGCCTCTTCGACACTGTCCGCATGTTCTGGAAGCAGCACGGCCGCGGGGGCGAGCCCCGGCTCGTGGCTCAGGTCAATGTCGCGCTCGGCCCGCAGGATGTGATCGACGACGCACGGGCCTCCGCGCACGCCTACTACACCTTTACCGGCATGGCGGACCGGATGGTTGCCGGAATGCTCACCACTCCCCATGAGATCCGCGACGCGATCGTCGGCTTCACCGACCTCGGAGCGGACGAGGTCATGCTCTACTGCCACGGCCTCGACCCGGACCAGGTGGACCGCCTCGCTGACATATCGGCCTGA
- a CDS encoding tyrosine-protein phosphatase, with protein MKTVVFTVDVVRDRAGVLVVSWESSGVGPVELAVGPTPELIDYDQPVARVDGATRVSLPGLGPGRHYISVAPVDGSARVLAAERVVPLEGASNFRDLGGYRTKDGGRTRWGLVFRADAPDRLTTADLDAIGRLGLQAVYDLRTDRERSRAPSALPDSIRRETLAVGDEASRPTPLAELVHRGRADPVPDDFLHQVYLDMILQDAAAFGRVLNGLGAPDGAPAVIHCTAGKDRTGLAAALLLSVLGVDEATVLDDYTLSRLCYDESRMARLLPRLAALGLDEERYHAVFGAPRHAMASTLDALREQYGTVEDYLIGRAGVTPETIEALRARLVVPAPAASV; from the coding sequence ATGAAAACGGTGGTATTCACGGTCGACGTGGTGCGCGACAGGGCGGGCGTCCTCGTCGTCTCCTGGGAGTCGAGCGGCGTCGGCCCGGTGGAACTGGCGGTCGGGCCGACGCCCGAGTTGATCGATTACGATCAACCAGTGGCGCGCGTGGACGGTGCTACAAGGGTGTCGCTGCCAGGGCTGGGGCCCGGCCGGCACTACATCTCCGTCGCGCCTGTCGACGGGAGCGCCCGGGTTCTCGCCGCCGAACGCGTGGTGCCGCTGGAGGGCGCGAGCAACTTCCGCGACCTGGGCGGCTACCGTACGAAGGACGGCGGCCGTACCCGGTGGGGCTTGGTCTTCCGCGCGGACGCGCCCGACCGGCTCACCACCGCTGACCTCGACGCGATCGGGCGCCTCGGCCTTCAGGCCGTCTACGATCTGCGCACCGACAGGGAACGTTCGAGGGCGCCGTCCGCGCTGCCTGACTCGATCCGGCGCGAAACGCTGGCGGTCGGCGACGAGGCCTCGCGCCCGACCCCACTCGCCGAGCTGGTCCACCGCGGCCGAGCCGACCCCGTCCCGGACGACTTTCTGCACCAGGTCTACCTTGACATGATCCTTCAGGACGCGGCCGCCTTCGGCCGCGTCCTGAACGGACTCGGCGCGCCGGACGGCGCGCCCGCGGTGATCCATTGCACCGCGGGCAAGGACCGCACCGGTCTGGCCGCAGCGCTGCTGCTGTCGGTGCTCGGCGTGGACGAGGCGACGGTGCTGGACGACTACACGCTGAGCAGGCTCTGCTACGACGAATCCCGAATGGCCCGACTGCTGCCCAGACTTGCCGCACTCGGCTTGGACGAGGAGCGCTACCACGCGGTATTCGGTGCGCCCCGACATGCGATGGCAAGCACGCTGGACGCCCTGCGCGAGCAGTACGGAACGGTCGAGGACTACCTGATCGGGCGCGCGGGTGTGACGCCCGAGACGATCGAGGCGCTGCGGGCACGGTTGGTGGTACCCGCGCCGGCCGCAAGCGTGTAG
- a CDS encoding class I SAM-dependent methyltransferase, with amino-acid sequence MQTGRPSRTAMSSAHARAVHQVADSPRVFTDPLAHPITSGLKSGPSPAGTPAMPAEVRLFMALRHRVAEDALHASALSRQVVILGAGLDTFAYRNRNPRLRVFEVDHPATQTWKRERLAEAGISVPDSVVFCPVDFADQTAEAGLATVGFDPCAPTFFLLLGVAPYLSRNTLLDTARFVARLPAPTEIVLDYNQPLSALPPHRRPAFAAQAEAMARMGEPWQSYFTPPEIAAELAGAGFDHVSDIGWQDCLARYALDPLLPDLFGGRIVHARATGSERN; translated from the coding sequence ATGCAGACGGGCCGGCCCAGCCGCACCGCGATGAGTTCGGCGCACGCACGTGCCGTTCACCAGGTGGCGGACTCGCCACGCGTGTTCACCGACCCCTTGGCGCACCCCATCACCAGTGGCCTGAAAAGCGGCCCTTCTCCGGCCGGCACGCCCGCCATGCCCGCCGAGGTACGGCTGTTCATGGCCCTGCGCCACCGAGTGGCCGAGGACGCGCTGCACGCTTCGGCGCTGTCCAGACAGGTGGTGATCCTCGGCGCCGGTCTGGACACCTTCGCCTACCGAAACCGAAATCCGCGACTGCGGGTGTTCGAGGTCGACCATCCAGCGACTCAGACATGGAAGCGCGAACGCCTGGCCGAGGCCGGCATCAGTGTGCCGGACTCGGTCGTCTTCTGTCCGGTCGACTTCGCCGACCAGACCGCGGAAGCCGGGCTCGCGACAGTCGGATTCGACCCATGCGCGCCGACGTTCTTCCTGCTGCTGGGTGTGGCCCCCTATCTGAGCAGGAACACGCTGCTGGATACGGCACGCTTCGTGGCCCGACTGCCCGCGCCGACCGAAATAGTCCTCGACTACAACCAGCCCCTCTCCGCGCTGCCGCCGCACCGCAGGCCGGCGTTCGCAGCACAGGCCGAGGCCATGGCAAGGATGGGGGAGCCGTGGCAGTCGTACTTCACCCCGCCCGAGATCGCCGCCGAACTGGCCGGCGCCGGATTCGACCACGTCAGCGACATCGGCTGGCAGGACTGCCTGGCGCGCTATGCGCTCGACCCCTTGCTGCCCGACCTGTTCGGCGGACGGATCGTGCATGCCCGCGCAACCGGATCAGAGAGGAACTAG